The nucleotide window TGGCCGGACCGGACAGCGCGCTGCTGCGCCGGATACGCCAGGCAATGATGAACAGCGGCTCCGGCGCGGAGCTGACCGATGTCCTCGGCCCGCATCCGCTGCTCGCCGAGGCGCTGCACGTCCGGCTCTCCGAGTCCGGTCTGGCGCGCGCCGACCGTGCCCGGCTGTTCACGGTCGCCACGGCCGCCGACGGCATCATCCTCGCCACCGTGGGCGGCGACGAGGCCGTGCAGGCCGCCGGCATCACCGGCATGCTGCTCTCCGCCCGGCTCGCGGTGCCGGTGCTGGCCGCCGCCCTCGACGAGGAGGGCGCCATCTCCCGTACGGCCGAGCAGCTGCGCGAATCCGGTTCGCAGCAACTGGCGCTGGCCCCGTACCTGATCGGCCCGGAGATCGCCGACGGCCTCCTGGGGGCGGCCGCGGCGGAGGCGGGCTGCGCCTCGGCCGAGGCCCTGGGCGCCTACAGCACGGTGGGCCGGCTGGTGCTGTCGAACTACGCGGCGGCGGTGGGCATCACCCTGCCGACGCAGTCGCAGGGGGTACCGGTCCGCTAGGGCCGCCCCCCTGCCGGATCCACGGCATCGAAGGATCGAACGGCCGTCCTCGCGCAGCGCGGGGGCGGCCCTTCGCCGTCCGGGCACAGGTACCGGAACCGGAACCGCGACGAGCGGCGCAGGCGCCCGCCAGGCGGCCCGGGAGCGACGAGGCCATGGTGCGGCGCCCCAACGGGCCGTACGCCCGCCAGGGCGCCGCGCAGGGCGCCTGCCGTACCGCTGAGGCGCCGGGCGCCGGGCGGCATGCCGTACACCAGCGGCCGATACACGCCTGAAGCATGGCTGCCGGCCACACCCGGAGCCGCCCGGGGCACATGGCCCGTGCGACTCGCGGGAGAAGACCGTGCGGGTGAGCCGCCGGTACGCGATACGTTCCGCCGGAGCCGTGCGCAGCGCGAGCGCGGCCACTCGCCGGCCGCGATCGCCCCGGAGCGCGAGCGGGCCGCCCACGGAAGGAAGTTCATGTCGCACATCGATGTCGTCCGTGCCGCCTTCGCGGCCTATCTCGCCCAGGACCGCGCGGCCATGGACCGGCTGCTCGCCGAGGAATACGTGTTCACCAGCCCGCAGGACGACCACATCGGCAAGGCCGCGTTCCTGGAGGTCTGCTTCCCCACCGCGGACCGGCTGCGCGGGCAGGAGATCCTCGATGCGGTGGCCCTCGACGGCGAGCAGGTCTGCGTGCGCTACGAGTACGAGCTGACGACGGGCGAGCGGCATCGCAATGTCGAGGTGACGACGGTGCGGGACGGCCGGCTCACCGAGACCCAGGTGTATTTCGGCGGGCGCTTTCCGCAGGGCTGAGCGGCGCGGGCCGGTCAGGCGAAGACGACGCAGGAGGCCGCGGGCGCCTCGACGGATCCGGTGCGGGCGGGAATACCGGTCGCCGGATCGACGGCGAACCAGGTGATGTCGCCGGAGCGCTCGTTGGCGGCGTACAGATGCCGGCCGTCAGGGTGCAGCGCCAGGTCACGGGGCCAGTGGCCGCCGCAGGGGACGGTGGTGACGAGAGCTGCGGCAGCGCCGTCGAGGGCGAGGACGGAGAGGCTGTCGTGGCCCCGGTTGGCGGCCCAGGCGAACCGGCCGTCCGGGGAGATGACGAGCGCGGAGGGGAACGTGCCGTCCGCGGCGACGCCGTCCGGCAGCAGGCGGGTCTCCCCCAGCGGAGTCAGCGTTCCGGTGCCGGCGTCCCACCGGCAGACCGTCACCGCCGGATCCAGCTCGTGGATGACGTAGGCGAGGTCGCCGCGCGGGTGGAACGCGAGGTGGCGCGGTCCGCTGCCGGGCCGCAGCCGGGTCTCGGCGCGTACGGTCAGCGCCCCGTCGGCGGCGGCCAGGGTGCAGCTGCGGACGGAGTCGGTGCCCAGATCGACGCTGAGCAGCCAGCGGCCGCTGGGGTCGGTCAGCACGGCGTGCGGGTGCGGGCTCTCCTGGCGGTCGGTCCGCGGGCCGCTGCCCTCGTGGGCGAGCACGGTGGCGGGGCCGGCCGGCGCGCCGTCGGCCCGTACCGGGAGCGTACTGACGCCGGCGGAACTGTAGTTGGCGGTGACGAGATGGCCCGCGGCCAGGGGTGAGATGGGTGGGGTCGGCGCCCTGGACGGACACGGCGGGGGCGAGCAGTTCGGGTCCGCCGGGGGTGAGCGCGAAGGCGGCCGCGGCGCCCTCCTGGGTCTCGCTGACCGCGTAGAGGTACCGGCCGTCGGGGCTCGGCGCCAGGTAGGAGGGGTTGGCGACGGCATCGGTGGCGTGCAGCGGGGTGAGGGCGCCGGACTCCGGGTCGACGGCCGCGGTGGTGATACCGGCGCCGCCCGCCGAGGTGAACGATCCGAGGTACGCCCGTAGTCCGCTGTCGCCCGTCGCCACGGCTGTGCCCTTCGTCCGCCGGCCCGTTGAGGTGCTGGGATGACGCTAGCGCCCGTGGCGGCGAGGCGACACCGGGGAGCGGTGAGCCGTGGCTCGTGACGCGTCGCTCAGGCGTCGACCAGCGGTGCGCGCGGGGAGCTGCGCAACGGTGCGGAAAGTTCGGCCAGGGCCCGTTCCAGTCCGTGCAGATGCATCAGCGCGGGTTCCGCGACGGGAGGGTGCGGCACGGACACCGTGACGGTGGCCGCGTCGCCCGGCCGTTGCGGGGTGGTGAGGGCCTCGACGGCGGCTTCCACCCGCTGGCAGGCCGCGGTGAGCCGGGCGTCGTGGGAGGCCTCCGGGTCGGCGGCGACGGCGGCCAGCCCGCGGACCTCGCGGGCGCAGTCGTCGAGCAGCACGAGCACCTGGCGGGCCCGGGCCTTACGGGCCCGCAGGGGGCTCAGCGGGTGCACGAGCGGTGCGAGGGA belongs to Streptomyces sp. NBC_01454 and includes:
- a CDS encoding sirohydrochlorin chelatase → MSSPTGPAPGSPHFDAAPPSPGAAPGLPVRMPRARQSGRHRKPEPLAAPEGAPALVLAVPGTPSSASRSLADEISSIARSELPGLDARIGYVDGGDDEFPSLEAVLAHAATEHKARVDADGQPGPGPAAVVVPLLAGPDSALLRRIRQAMMNSGSGAELTDVLGPHPLLAEALHVRLSESGLARADRARLFTVATAADGIILATVGGDEAVQAAGITGMLLSARLAVPVLAAALDEEGAISRTAEQLRESGSQQLALAPYLIGPEIADGLLGAAAAEAGCASAEALGAYSTVGRLVLSNYAAAVGITLPTQSQGVPVR
- a CDS encoding nuclear transport factor 2 family protein, producing MSHIDVVRAAFAAYLAQDRAAMDRLLAEEYVFTSPQDDHIGKAAFLEVCFPTADRLRGQEILDAVALDGEQVCVRYEYELTTGERHRNVEVTTVRDGRLTETQVYFGGRFPQG